GCATTCGAGATTCGGGCTTTCCATTTGCCCCTGCGAACGATTCGCTTTTCTTTCTTGGGCGAGAGGCCGGTCTGATCGTCAGCTCGCATATGCATAGCGCTATTAGAATTAGAGCTTGTGTTATCCATCATCTCGTTCAAGTAAGTCTGGTATTCCTCCAGCTTCTCCATTTCCCGCTCAATTTCGATTTTTTCCTCGTCACTCAAATTGCCATCTGCATAATCCTTCAGCCGCTGTTTAAATTCTTCGCTCATAACATTCCATCCTTTCGTTTCATTTCCCGCAGCCGCTGCCTGGCCCGAAATAACGTGATTTTGATATGGGATAAGGTGATGCCCATAATATCCGCCGCCTCCTGGTATGTGAATTGATGAAAGTCCACCAGAAGCATCGCTTGCCGCTGCTTTTCCGGAATATCGGTTAACATTTGCCCAATTTCTCTTTGGGCTTCTTGCTGGAGCAGGATGTCCTCCGGGGTATGGCGGTCGATTAGTTGATCGAAAAAAACAGAATCCCTCACGATGCTGCGGCTGGCCTTCCGCTGATAATCCACATAAGCGTTATGGGCGACTCGAAATAACCATGGCTTGATTCGTTCTTCCTTCCAATCCTCAAGGAACAGGTAAGCGCGATAGAAGGTTTCCTGTACCAGGTCTTCCGCCGTATGGTGATCATAAGAGAGGGAGTACAAGTAACGATAAACGTCCTTTACGTAATATTGATAAACCGATTCAAGACTGTTCAGTTTCATGTCCTCCCCTCTAAGTAAACACACGTTTAACCAGGGCAAAAAGTTACACTTTCGGCAATAAAGTAATGAAGCTGCGATGTAACCCCTTAGTCGCAAAAAGCAAAAGCCCGCCAGATGAGCGGGCTTCAAACGTATATAAGGTGATGTAGGAACTGTAAGAGAGTTGTATTGCTGGCTGTCGCACCTCTTTATATACCATGCAGCGTTACCTCAATTGAATGTCCGGATCCAACACGATAATTCGCTGTTCATCCAATGCGGTGTTTAGCAGTTTATCCTTCAGCTGCTGCGTGCTGGTTATGACGTCAGG
This Paenibacillus sp. JZ16 DNA region includes the following protein-coding sequences:
- a CDS encoding sigma-70 family RNA polymerase sigma factor, which produces MKLNSLESVYQYYVKDVYRYLYSLSYDHHTAEDLVQETFYRAYLFLEDWKEERIKPWLFRVAHNAYVDYQRKASRSIVRDSVFFDQLIDRHTPEDILLQQEAQREIGQMLTDIPEKQRQAMLLVDFHQFTYQEAADIMGITLSHIKITLFRARQRLREMKRKDGML